The DNA segment TTCCAGACACTATTGTAGGTATGAAGACGCTGATGTCAAACATCGCACCGCCTGATGATTAGCTTGACAAGAACGTCAAACGAGCTTAACTTAGAAGTACCATGCTCGCGCTGACATTGGTTATCACCCTTGTCGGAATTGATCCAGATGCCGGCACTACCGGCTTCGATTTCCTCCGGCTGACTCCCACCGCCCGCGAAGCGGCGATGGGCGGGGCAGCCATCGGGAGCACGCCGAGTCCGATGGGCTTCTGGTACAACCCGGCGAACGTCTTGTCGGCCGGGAGCCCGCGAGCGCACGTCGGATACCTGAACTACGTCGCGGGCGTCCAGACCGGTTCCGCTGCGTACAGCCGGCCGGTCGGCAGCGACAAAGGCGTCGGGCTGGGCGTGACGTATCTGAACTCCGGTACCATGAAGCGCACGAACCAGCAGGGCGATGAGGAAGGCACGTTCGGCCTTTCCTATGCCGATCTGAACGTGAGCGGAGCAATGCGATTCGGCGAGGCGCTGGAGGTCGGAGTGGGAGTGCAGGGGCTATACGGCTCGATCGACACCTTTTTCGCGATGGGATTGGCCGGCAATATCGGCGCGAATTACAAGCTGCCGGTCAACGGCCTTACCGCTGGCATAGCTGTAGAAAACGTCGGGCGACAGCTCAAAGCATTCCAGAGCGGCATTGACCCCCTGCCCATGGATATCGGACTGGGAGTTGCATATCAGCCGAACCCATCGCTCAATCTGGTGCTTGACGTGCACAAACCGACCGCTGATCAAGTCAGGGTCCGTGCCGGCGTTGAAGGCTGGGTTACGGACGTCCTGTGTCTGCGCGCCGGGTACGACAGCTACGGCCCTGACCTCAAGTCGGGAGGTGGCACTGACATTCTGGCCGGGCTGACCACCGGACTCGGACTCCGCTGGCACGGATACGAACTGGACTATTGCTTCATCCCCATGATCGAACTCGGGGCCGCCCACCGCCTCTCGCTGGCGTTTTCTCTTTAGGCCGGCACCTGCAGAGACTTAAGTGAAGAAACAATTCCTCAAGGACGTCAAAGCCGGTACGCAGGTTGACGACGTTTTCTACTGCTCGCGCCGGGACGTGAAAGAACGCCGTGACGGCGGCGCCTTTCTGACACTCGAACTGCGCGACAAGACCGGATCGGTCGCTGCCATCATGTGGGACAGGATCGACGATGCCCTGCGCTGCGTCGAGGTCGGCGGCTTC comes from the bacterium genome and includes:
- a CDS encoding PorV/PorQ family protein, which codes for MLALTLVITLVGIDPDAGTTGFDFLRLTPTAREAAMGGAAIGSTPSPMGFWYNPANVLSAGSPRAHVGYLNYVAGVQTGSAAYSRPVGSDKGVGLGVTYLNSGTMKRTNQQGDEEGTFGLSYADLNVSGAMRFGEALEVGVGVQGLYGSIDTFFAMGLAGNIGANYKLPVNGLTAGIAVENVGRQLKAFQSGIDPLPMDIGLGVAYQPNPSLNLVLDVHKPTADQVRVRAGVEGWVTDVLCLRAGYDSYGPDLKSGGGTDILAGLTTGLGLRWHGYELDYCFIPMIELGAAHRLSLAFSL